The Erigeron canadensis isolate Cc75 chromosome 1, C_canadensis_v1, whole genome shotgun sequence genome segment GAGTAGAAAACACCAGTGCTACTCGCATCCCATCAACTAGTGAAATGGAAGAGTTCTTCACCGGACCAGAGAAGCAGCAGCAGCAATTGTTCATAGAAAAGTATGTACTTACTTTCTATTTTTAGAGGGGAAAATGAGTGTGGcggatgggttgggtaatgcGTCATAACGGTTCTATGTCAAGACTCTGAAGGTTGTGTGCAATAACCAAACACTTTGGGCTACTTCTGACCTGTTTCTTTCTTAGcgttttgtaaaaagttatcTAACATTATTGATCCTTTAGATATAAAACAGAACCCGAGTCAACCAATTCATGAAGTCAAAGTTATCACCTTTACTTcttatacaatattatataatCACAAATTGGATTTGTTTATATGTTGTTCCTAATTGTCCTGCAGGTACAACTTTGATCCCGTGAATGACAAGCCCCTTAATGGACGTTATGAATGGGTGAAACTGGATTCTCCCGAGAAAAGTTAATAACTGATTATCAGGTCGTTTATCATTATggtttttttatctttttcggTTGGACTTTTAATTAGCATAGTCGAAGATATGGGTAGAAATAGATTTAGATTTTAATCTATATGTGGGTGATGGAAGAATATATCTTAAACTCCCGTCATTCTTGTTTCGTTTGTAAAGAAAGAAGCAGGACCCATCAAAAAACCCGAATGCAGAAGAATGTAGATTAGAAGATCTGTAATTCTGTAgcataagcaaaaaaaaaaaaaaagagcttcTAACATAAACAGATCATCTAAAAGAAGATAATGGTGGTtgtcttttttatattaaaaaggggGATCCAATGACTTTTAGGATGATTTTTAGTCCTTATGATTGTCTATATTTTGTATTGATGGAAGCTTTGATCCCTTCTTTGCTGATATAAATTGACCCTTTTCTTCTATATCTTTTATCATGTTAGTCTTTATATTTATGTGcattcaacaacaacaacactaTCCAATAATGTTGTGTTTGAGATATATTCATGTGCATacaaaacacacaaaacacaaTGAAtcttaatattttgaaaaatactgTATATGATGGTGCCAATTTCAACAGTGTTTGTGGTTATGTATGACCTACCATGTCTTTTTAACAGCTTGTGGTGGTGGGGTAAGTTTTCTTGGTGGGAAGAATCTTGTGTCTTCTCTATTATTGTGTCAGGctgtacttttattttattttatttcaattttatctCTTGAGGCTTATCCATCACCACCATGTTTGTTTGCATACTACTTACCATCTTTCGTCTATGCaatttcctttttctttatcaACTTGAAGTAATAATACAGTATGATGCAAAAGTAGAATGCTGAGATAATAGATACAAAGACATATGTGTAAAGATGTCATTTTTGTCTAGgaatccttttttatatatatatactctggAGATGATGGCCCTCGTGTGCTGCAGTATTTTGGTAGATGTTCTGTAAATATGTACAAGATAATGTACATACACAATTATTTACGTTGGTACGGTATATATACTGCTTGAGTATAGATGTTCATGATCTTTATGTTATGGGGTTCAGTTAAGAAAATCATTTTATGTGGTTCATCCTTCTACTCCATGTCTCTCTcacacaaccaccaccaccatcatatcTCGCTGTTGTAGAACAATGCTAACAATGGCCAAATACCACCATAGAGTGTGTAAAAATTCTAGAAATGGGAAGAACCCCACCATAAAATGTGTCTCACGTACTGTTTCTCTGTGTGGACAAAAAGTTTAGAATGTGTGAAATGAGTTTGTGACAGAGAAATACATGTACATTATTTTGTCATTGATAAGTACCTTTTTATGTAAAGATACATGTAAACATTAATTAACTTCGACTTGTATAAATAAGGTTTATATCATTTTGAAAAGCTAATTAATTGATTATAATTTGTCATTCAAAACTAACTTTATTGATTATTACAACAATATACAACAAGCATAACACTTTGTTTGCCATTTTCCCTTTGAATTTGGAATCCCTTTGGAGCAAGAGTATAATGGATTTCTTGATTGTGTAGTGGAAGGTTATTAACCATGATGTATTGCCTCCCACTATAGTGGTATTAAATTTTGACATTGCTCGCCCCATTAAAGATGCCTCTTCTCAAATCACAACATCATTTGATGCTCAATTGATCATTGTGCTCTTGttattaatttcttaattttattactcataacacaaatatatactataagttAACTTTGACCATTCAATAGTGGTTGCATTGTATTCCCTTTAATATTGAGACTAAAAAGGCTTTTAAGCACACAGATAATGATCCATTATGATCAAGATATTAGATTTAATTTTCACATCATTTGTACAGCAGAAAACCAACAGCAACTACAAATATTGTAATTAAGGGAAGGAGTCCAACCGATTTCATCATGAAACTGAACCTTGATTGTTCCTCTTCTTGCAAGCTAGCCTGTAGATTGGTTTGAGTTCCCGTTTTAGGGGTTTTCGGTGTTGAAGTACTATAAGATGGTATTACAACATCGACTTCTCCAATATAATACTCGTCTAACATCAATCTCGCAGCACTTCCATGTCCTACTTCCTCAAACTCTTCGCTAGCGTCCTTACCTAGGACAACAAGTTAGATTATATGTTTAAGCTGAACCCAAGTAATTAAGACATGCTTGATTATTTAGCTAGTTAGTAATTTCAATACAATAATACCTGCTACATCCAACAACACGTTATCTCCTCCAGGATGATCGTTCAAAAAGTTTGTAACGTCATAAACCTAGCTAATCAataatttagtaaaaaaaaaaaagaaaaagaaaagatcgaTCAAGTGATTAAAGTGGAACACATCAAAAGGATGACAAATCAAATTGAGGATTTACAATATCAAGTTCGATTATTGTTTCTTACCCTTGCATTGATAATGACCCAACAATCTTTATTGTTGTTGTGCAGAGAGACATCGGCTAAACCGAAAACCTTGTTATTTAACTTCATGATCCTTTTCTTTGGTGTGGGTAATGAGGGAGGGAAGATTGATTTTGTTGACAAATAATGAGAAGAGAACGTCTTTTGAAATGGTTGAATACTATACATTGTGGGTTACACttcttaattaaatatttttttgtccATACACTTATGGACAACTGACAATGGTTTTGATCCTATAAATGATTGTTATCTTTTAAATTG includes the following:
- the LOC122585420 gene encoding cytochrome b5-like; protein product: MKLNNKVFGLADVSLHNNNKDCWVIINARVYDVTNFLNDHPGGDNVLLDVAGKDASEEFEEVGHGSAARLMLDEYYIGEVDVVIPSYSTSTPKTPKTGTQTNLQASLQEEEQSRFSFMMKSVGLLPLITIFVVAVGFLLYK